TTCTGCTGCTTTTTCAAAAGGCGTCAGGGCCTCGTCGAATCGCTGCAACTGGATCAGACAATCTCCCATGTCAATCCAATGTTCTTTGCGAAACGGCTCAATCTCGGCGAGTTTTTCGAAGACGCCCAGAGCATCATCATATTTGCCGCGAATCATGCTGATAATGCCGAAATTGGTAAGAGCATCCATATTTTCAGCGTCCAGGTCCAGACCCTTCTTGAAATAAACCGATGATGAGTCGAACATGTTATCACGCATCTTGATATTGCGTTCGGCCCCCTTGCCATCCGCAAGATCCTGATAATACTTTACGGAATCCGAGAAATCGCGGGACTTGACCAGCCAGTACTTGCCGATATCGATAAAAGCCACCGCATCGTTGGGATTTGCCTTGAGCGCCATCATATTATATGAATAGGCGGAATCATAATTCTGAAGATTGTTATAACAAGCAGCGATATTCATCATTGTGGTAGCATCATCAGGAATCAACTCAACCACTTTGTTAAACCAGGTTACGGCATTCTGCCAGTCACGATTCTGAATAAAGGCATAAGCGGCATTCATGGCCATATTGGCCTCACCCGGCTTCATTTTACTCGCTTCGATAAACCAGACCGCCGACGAATCAAATTGATCGTTACGGTCAAAAACAAGCCCCAGTCCTTCATAGCATTGCGAACTGTCCGGAATAACCAGAATAGCCGACCTGAAATACATGGCCGAACTGTCGACAGCCGCGGCCCTGGCCGCGATTGCCGCCTCTTTTGAGGTCTCATCCACGGCATTGTCTATGTCTGTCTGATATTTTTCATCAAGGTTACCCAGGATTTGAACCGCATTATTATAATTTTCGCGCCAGTAATAGGCCTTGATAGAATCGACTCTTTTGATAAATTCGCTGCAATTCTTTTTCCACTTCTTCTTTATATCATTATCGCCGCAGGATTCAAAAAGAGAATCATAATAAACCGACATTGTATCCAGAAAATCGATTTTCTTGCGAAGATCATATTCCCGGCTGGCGTACTCGCTGAAAATATTGCCTTTATAATAGTAAGCTTCCGGATGCGGCCCATGCAGCGATAATACCTGATTGCAGAGCTCTAGCGCCTCCTCGATTCGGGGCGGATTGGCATATAGAGCGATTCTGGCCGATGACAACAAGGCCCCTTCGCTTTTGACGGCCTCTTTCCTTTGTGCCATTGCGGGCAGGGCCAAAGCTGTCAATAAAAACAGAACCGTCAGATATCTAAAATATTTCATCATTTCCTCCTGTTTCACAATTGCCGGTTACCTTACAACATAGTTTGCGAATTTAATATCTTTTCATAATTATGTCAACCCCGTACATTTTTTTTATCTCGAAGTCCTGACCATGTATTTCACGACCTCCTTGCCGTCCGCCTTGACCGGCACTTCGAAGGTTAACGTGTTGGCATCCTTCTTCTTGAACTCATGGCTCGACTGCGTCACGTCCCAGTCGCCATAAAGTTGTTTTTCAATTATTATTGAGACGTTTTCTTTCTTGTGATTGCGCAATTCAATCTTATATTCACGTTCATCTATCTGCGGAGAAATTCTATTATAACCAAGCACTGTTTCTTCGGCCGAGATATCAAAAGCATAACCGATCGTGAGCTTAACTTCTTCGTCCCGCGGCGTATGATCGATATTATCTTCACCGAGAAGAACCATCGAGCCGTCGTCATCGGCCTTAAAAACCCTTGTCCGTCCCGCCGGCAGAGGAATTCCCAGTCCGGCCTCTTTGGAATTGGTGAACTTTATGACAACTTTGACTTTTTTGGCATTAAATGCCGGCTGATAATAATACTCCTTTTTGATGGTGGTGGAAGCCGGCTCGAATAGGGCGATCTGCTTTATCTCATTATCAGCAATGGTCGCTTTCCGCGGAAGTGTATACATATGATACTCGAAAAATTCCTTCTCTTCAAAACCGGCCGCGGAAGACTTCAACATGACGGCTTCATCAGCCATACCCATCGGCGCGCGCATGCGGGGCGTCGGGGCACGGTGAATATCACCCGCAATTAATTTTAGCGTGGCATTTTTATAAGTCGCCCCCGACCGATTATTGATTGACGACCAGCCGGTCAGATCAAGATTCTTCTCGTCGCCGGAAAGAATCCCCACATATTCGGCATTCCAGTCGATCCCGCTGGTCTGGTAACTGACTTCGCAGTCGGCCTTGCCCGAAAAATCGGAATCGTAAAGCCAGAAAAGTGTCGGCCGTGTGATCAACCCTTCGGGGAGTTCGGGGAAATTGGCATTGACAACCTGTTCCACCCGGACAATCTGGACCTTGCTGTTATCTTCCCTGAGAACAAAGGCCCCGCCGGAGAATGATAACAGCGTTCCGCTGAAAATATTGCCCGATTTGTCAAAGAGATCAATCTTCTTATCAATATATTTGGAATATATTTTTTCCGGCGAAACCAGGTCATAGGCGTAATTCTGCTCAAGGATGACCGCCGATTTGCCCGGATCGGACATTTCGAATCCAACTGAAGTCGGATCAATCTGTGATGGAACATCGGTAAATGAAACGCGGCCGCTTCCCTTTTCGAAATTCAGGGTTCGGGTTTCATGCACCACACCCAGATTACTATTATAGACAGTGACCGATATCTCATCAGCCACAACTGTGCCCCAAATCAATGTTCCCGCAAGCAGGAACAGAAGAGCTGTTCTTCTCATAAATGCCTCCTCTTTCTTTTATTTATACAATGACGATTGTGAAAACTTCCGATACAATCAACAAAAAACTCCATCAATAAACCTAAGCTGTTATGATTGAACTGGATAACCCACCCCGTCAAACATTGACAAAACTTGGAACCTTGCCGGAAATAGGTGGCTCGACGCCCTTCTTAATTATATTTCTCCCGTGCCGATAACCTCTTATATGGAAAGAAGTTGTCCCTCCAGAGTAATAGTCTTTGGAGCCAGACTGTTTCTTGATGAATGGGAACGTCTGCGCTCACCGGATTCTCATCAGGATAGCAGTGTCACTTTACAGGATACGGCCGCCATACCGGATACGGATTATTCCGGCAGCACCGCCTTCGTTGATCTGGATGATGAAAAATTCCGCAGCCCCGAATTTCTGAAGGAACTATCAACATCCTTCGAAAAATTGCAAATAATCGGTATTTCCAAATCCATTTCTCCGAATCAAACCATTGAAGTCGCCAGGATGGGCGTTTCTGAAATCCTGACCCGGGACCAATACCAGACACGGGTCTCATCCTATGCCGAGGCGCCTGCCGCCACTGATCCCCCGCCTGTTCACACAGCCGGGAATCAATATACCCCGGCATCGATCATCGGGATCTCCCCTCGAATAAATGAGATCAAACAGATAATCGATAATCTCAGCGATGTCGATTATCCCAATGCCATCCTTTTCGGGGAGACCGGAACCGGGAAAGATCTGCTGGCCAAGGTGATGCATTATTGTGGCGTCAGGAAAGACAAACACTTTATTGAAGTCAATTGCTCGGCGATACCGGATGAACTGTTTGAATCCGAACTGTTCGGACATAAAAAGGGATCATTTACCGGCGCCAAGTCCGATAAAATCGGCTTATTCGAATTTGCCGATAAAGGCACTATTTTTCTGGATGAAATCGGCAACCTGACTATATCGGCGCAGGCCAAGCTGCTCAAGATTCTGGAGAGCCGCAAGCTGAGACCTTTGGGAGGGGTTGAAGAGAAAGATATTAATGTCAGGGTGATTGCGGCCACCAACATTGATCTTGAGGAAGCGGTAAAGCAAAATCGATTTCGCCAGGATCTTCTTTTCCGGCTGAATCTGATAGCCATACACCTGCCACCCCTGCGAGAGCGTATTGAAGATATCAGCGAGTTGGCCTATCACAATTTTGACTTTTATCGCTCATTATATAGTAAGCCGGATTTAACCATCAGCGATTCAGCCATAAAGAAACTTCTCAATCATAAGTGGCCGGGCAATGTCAGAGAATTAAGGAATGTTATCGAGCGGGCCGTCCTGCTTTCGACCGGCAATAAGGTCGATGCCGAGGAAATAAGTAGCGCCATGCGAAACGGCCGTGAGAAAATCAGGGAAAGACGCAATATCGTTATCGAAATCCCCGAGCATGGCATTCCGCTTAAATCAATTGAGCGCCAGGTGGTTGGTGAAATCCTGAACATGGTCGAGTGGAACCGTTCCGAGGCCGCCAGGATTCTGAATATATCACGGGCAAGGCTTCGCAGGATCATGGAAGAGAACAATCTTGAAAAGGATCGTCGCACTTGTGTTGCTCCTGGCACAAAATAGACCACCCATCATTATCACTCATAAGTCGTTATCAATCAATTAAGTCAATTCTATTTTAGAATATTTGTAAAAAAACCGACTGGTCCATTCTATACCGGTCGATCCGATTTGTGACTGATTCCGGCTATTTGCGAACACCTCATAGCATCCCGTAACTCTTTGCCAGTGAAAAAGTTGTCTAATATTATGCGGGACCGGCATAAGAATTGAATATGTATTCTGATACAAGAACGAAGATGAAAACCGAAAGGAGAGAGTATGTCCAAGGTTAGAAACTTCACGTCAGTCATGGCACTCCTGGCCGCTCTGTGCTTTGTCGGAATCATGGGTTGTTCGCAATTACCGACTGCGAACGATGAACCGGTTATAGCCGATAATCCAATTCTGCTAACACGCGCCGCTTCGGCCGCCAAAATTCTGGGCGATTCGGCCTATGTGGAAACCATCATATCCGCACAGCTGGGCGGTGTCGTCAGCCTCATTGATGTGGAACTGTCTTTCCCGCCCGGGTCTCTGAACAATGACACTTTGATTTCTATTGCCATCCCCGACCTCTTCGTTTTCGAAAATCACTTCGGAACCGACGGTCTGGTATTTAATATGCCGGTCAAGGTTGTCATGAGTTATCGCGACGCCGATCTTACCGGAATCGATGAAACCTCGATCAAGATGGCATGGTACAATGACTCGTTCGATCACTGGGACATTATTGATTGTGAAATCAATTTTGAAAACAAGACAGTTACGGCATTTGTCAATCACTTCTCTGCTTACGGACTGATTTCTGACTAAGGAGACTGAACCGGTTAACAAAACGGTAACAGGTGGTAATTAATATGAAGACCAGTGCAGATCGAAAGAGAGGTGATCGTATGACCCACAGCGCACAGCAACTGCTCGAACTGGCCAGGGACTGGATGAAGCAGGGCAACATTACGATTGCATTTCAATTGCTCAATGATGCACTCAAGCGAAAGGAATCCTCAGAGGATAAAGTCATCCGTGGCGAGATATCCAAAGAAATCGGCCGGATTCATATGCAGACCGGTGAATGGAGCCGGGCCGAAGACGCTTACAATCAGGCGACCTCATTATTCCTTGACCAGGGTTACTTCAAAGGTGCGGCCGAATCAGTCCGGAATCTCGCCAATATGAAATTCCAGCTCGGGCAATTCAGCGATTCGAACTCTCTGTGTGAAAAAGCCGTCGGTTGGGCGACTCATTCCGGCGACTTTCAACTGCGCGCCACCATACTTAACACTCAAGGAGCCATCAAATCAATTGAAGGCAAACAGCATGAGTCGATTAAGATATTTAAGCTGTGTTTATCCGATTTCAGGCGATCAGGCAACAGGCTCAGAGAAGCCTATGTCCTTCATAATATCGGTCTGGCTTATCTGGAAATAAGCGAATTTGCAAATGCGTCCACAGCGCTCGAGGAAGCCCTGTCTCTGGCCCTGGAGAGCAAAGATGCCACACTGGTGGAACTTTGTTATCAGAACATGGCCAAACTACACTTGCGACAGGGCGACGCCGTCGCGGCACGGTCACTGATCAAATCGGCCGGGGAATTGCTTGAAACGCTCAAATCCCCCAATCTGGCGGCAGATCTATCCATAATCGAGGCCGTGGCGATGAGGATGACCGGCGACCTGACCGGAGCCGAAAATATTCTGGAGCAGACCCTGGTAAAAGCGCGCGAACACGGCCTTTTGCAGCACGAAGGTGAAATCCTTTATGAAGCCGGATTGGTGGCAATTGAACGGGGGCAGGCCGAAATGGCCCGCTCGCGCCTGGAAGCGGCAATAACACTTTTTAAGAAAACCGGTGGTGCACAGCTTGAAAAAGCAATAAACAAGCTAAAGGTTTTGGAAGCTTCGGCGAAACATTCACTAAGAATCTAATTTCAAAGGGTGAAGGCAATGGTGCAATTGGACAACATTCGGGCACAGGAAAGCGGAAACGGCAACTGGAATGACACTCTGTCCGAGTTTCTCAGCCTGGCCCGCACAGCCATTGCCGAATTCGATTATGAACGCGCCCTTAGACACCTCTCGACAATGGAGGAATTGTGCGAGCGCAAGGGGCTTCCGAATGATTCGCTGGAACTACGCTATGAACTGCATAGCGAAAAAGGGCGGGCTCTTTCCAAAATGGGGCGATACTCTGAAGCGGTCGACGAATACCAGAAACTGCTTGAATTCTGCCAGAATCATAAACTGGTTGAACAGCGG
The candidate division Zixibacteria bacterium HGW-Zixibacteria-1 genome window above contains:
- a CDS encoding DUF4139 domain-containing protein — protein: MRRTALLFLLAGTLIWGTVVADEISVTVYNSNLGVVHETRTLNFEKGSGRVSFTDVPSQIDPTSVGFEMSDPGKSAVILEQNYAYDLVSPEKIYSKYIDKKIDLFDKSGNIFSGTLLSFSGGAFVLREDNSKVQIVRVEQVVNANFPELPEGLITRPTLFWLYDSDFSGKADCEVSYQTSGIDWNAEYVGILSGDEKNLDLTGWSSINNRSGATYKNATLKLIAGDIHRAPTPRMRAPMGMADEAVMLKSSAAGFEEKEFFEYHMYTLPRKATIADNEIKQIALFEPASTTIKKEYYYQPAFNAKKVKVVIKFTNSKEAGLGIPLPAGRTRVFKADDDGSMVLLGEDNIDHTPRDEEVKLTIGYAFDISAEETVLGYNRISPQIDEREYKIELRNHKKENVSIIIEKQLYGDWDVTQSSHEFKKKDANTLTFEVPVKADGKEVVKYMVRTSR